From the genome of Eucalyptus grandis isolate ANBG69807.140 chromosome 2, ASM1654582v1, whole genome shotgun sequence, one region includes:
- the LOC104441660 gene encoding uncharacterized protein LOC104441660: protein MALRHIIWLPFFPCFDKPPSPQSDCELTEAEVPLVPRDKLSAKLADDQEKRVKMRVRVKMTKEEAGRLLSKCNQSGLLEFRDVARELTRIPVSRISVEPAPAREVDHTAPESIPEEDDIKRW from the coding sequence ATGGCTCTTCGTCATATTATATGGCTTCCCTTCTTTCCTTGCTTCGACAAGCCACCATCGCCGCAATCGGATTGTGAGCTCACGGAAGCTGAGGTACCGCTTGTTCCCCGAGACAAGCTGAGCGCGAAGCTCGCTGATGATCAAGAGAAGAGGGTGAAGATGAGGGTGAGAGTGAAGATGACGAAGGAAGAAGCAGGTCGATTGCTCTCCAAGTGTAACCAGAGCGGGCTCCTGGAGTTCAGGGATGTTGCTCGAGAACTCACGCGGATCCCAGTTAGTCGCATCAGTGTCGAGCCTGCGCCTGCTCGAGAAGTAGATCATACAGCTCCTGAAAGTATCCCTGAGGAAGATGACATCAAAAGATGGTAA